The Patescibacteria group bacterium genome includes a region encoding these proteins:
- a CDS encoding PspC domain-containing protein — translation MTDTPKKLRRSRQDRVIAGVCGGLAEYLAIDSTIVRIVFALLTVIPNGVGLLAYIILAIVVPEEPVIETAASDGGHDSAGYVRVTNGRVETSENTSWLSQRRNIIGLVIIVLGVASLMKATIPSLIWADHVFWPMMVILIGIYLIFTTKRK, via the coding sequence ATGACTGACACACCGAAGAAACTGCGCCGCTCTCGACAGGATCGGGTCATTGCCGGTGTCTGCGGCGGTTTAGCTGAGTACCTAGCGATTGATTCGACCATTGTCAGAATTGTGTTCGCGCTTTTGACTGTGATACCGAATGGGGTTGGATTGCTGGCTTATATTATCCTGGCGATCGTGGTGCCGGAAGAGCCAGTCATCGAAACCGCCGCTTCGGATGGTGGACACGATTCGGCTGGCTATGTCCGAGTTACCAATGGCCGGGTGGAAACATCAGAAAATACCAGCTGGCTGTCGCAACGGCGGAATATAATAGGATTGGTGATAATTGTGCTGGGAGTGGCGTCCTTAATGAAAGCTACCATACCCAGTTTGATCTGGGCGGATCACGTGTTTTGGCCGATGATGGTGATTTTGATCGGCATATATTTGATATTTACCACTAAACGCAAATAG
- a CDS encoding DUF5668 domain-containing protein, with protein sequence MDEPNKPVSETPPPEPAAEHQTNVPQPETPVTDNQLKSEVIKEIHHHHYEPKRGIGLGRLLIGLVLVMVGLAYLGNSTGWFHINIDLWRLWPLLIVILGLSMLSRRGWVAWLIGAIVTMVVLGAVALALFSNTSFGNRDIVQKDIAIDKITGAEKATISIDTGAGQLIIAGGADRVVNGTFESNYADLATESTLSGTEQSVEISAKGKWSGFGNHRNDLDLKLMSDLLTELSIDSGASDMNLDLRTIMASRISIDTGASDLELHLGDRATLTNVKVKAGASSVAITVPTAVGVRLKLDAGVSSKDIDNDIKRVDDQNYQTDDYDTADKKIELDLDLGVASFELKQE encoded by the coding sequence ATGGATGAGCCCAATAAACCAGTGAGCGAAACGCCGCCGCCTGAACCAGCGGCCGAACACCAAACGAACGTGCCTCAACCAGAAACGCCGGTCACAGACAATCAACTCAAAAGCGAAGTAATCAAAGAGATCCATCACCATCACTACGAACCAAAGCGCGGTATCGGTTTGGGTCGGTTGCTGATTGGCTTGGTGTTGGTCATGGTAGGCTTGGCATACCTGGGTAATTCGACCGGCTGGTTTCATATTAACATTGATCTATGGCGCCTCTGGCCGTTATTGATTGTTATCTTAGGTCTGTCGATGCTGTCGCGGCGGGGTTGGGTAGCCTGGCTGATCGGCGCGATTGTTACCATGGTTGTCCTGGGTGCGGTGGCTCTAGCTCTGTTTTCTAATACGTCATTTGGCAATCGAGACATAGTGCAGAAAGACATCGCGATTGATAAAATCACCGGCGCGGAAAAAGCCACGATCTCGATTGATACGGGCGCCGGCCAATTGATCATAGCGGGCGGTGCCGACCGGGTGGTGAATGGGACATTTGAATCAAACTATGCCGATCTCGCAACCGAATCAACGTTAAGCGGCACCGAACAAAGCGTTGAGATTTCAGCCAAGGGCAAATGGAGCGGATTTGGCAATCATCGCAATGATTTGGATCTGAAATTGATGTCTGACCTACTAACGGAACTATCAATCGACTCCGGAGCCAGCGATATGAATTTGGACTTGCGTACGATCATGGCCAGCCGGATCAGCATCGATACCGGCGCTTCGGATCTGGAATTACATCTGGGCGACCGAGCGACGTTGACCAATGTGAAGGTTAAGGCCGGCGCCAGTTCGGTGGCGATTACCGTACCGACCGCCGTTGGGGTTCGGCTCAAGCTCGATGCCGGTGTGTCGTCAAAGGATATCGACAACGACATCAAGCGCGTCGATGATCAGAATTACCAGACCGACGATTATGACACGGCGGATAAAAAGATTGAACTCGACCTTGATCTGGGCGTGGCCAGTTTCGAATTAAAACAGGAATAG
- the gpmI gene encoding 2,3-bisphosphoglycerate-independent phosphoglycerate mutase, giving the protein MSSNPVVLIIMDGWGVAAPSRGNTTTLARLPFFDYILANYPTMTLEAAGLSVGLPWGEMGNSEVGHLTIGSGRIVYQSLTRITQAIESGAFFKNSAFLSAIEHVKKNQSKLHLIGLLGLGGVHAHQMHMESLLQLAQDNGVPETYLHLFLDGRDAARNSATQYLEILQQRITEKKYGRIASLVGRYWAMDRDNKWERTKRAYDLLTAGTADVRGTDPMALIKESYQREVYDEEIEPTLITDGDQPVATIGDNDAVIYVNFRADRARQLTQAFVTDDFKGFERTKKLANLCFVTMTEYQKDLPVLVAYPREYIREPLAKVVSDSGAKQLHVAETEKYAHVTFFINGMQEASFPGEDRVLIPSPLVDSYAKTPSMSGQLITEAVVKGLNQGDYGLIIVNFANPDMVSHTGDIQASIAALEADDQYLKEIVTTALSHDGTVAITSDHGNCEEVMKLQTGELDKEHSTRPVPLIIINNQLQGKYPPITRDQMYTLKSRGTLTDVAPTVLGLMHLNKPKEMTGINLIKII; this is encoded by the coding sequence ATGAGTTCTAATCCAGTTGTCCTGATTATCATGGACGGCTGGGGGGTGGCCGCTCCGTCACGAGGAAATACGACGACGCTGGCGCGGTTGCCATTTTTTGATTACATATTAGCCAACTATCCCACCATGACGCTGGAAGCAGCCGGCTTGAGCGTCGGTTTGCCGTGGGGCGAGATGGGCAATTCCGAGGTCGGACACCTTACCATCGGGTCCGGCCGCATAGTCTATCAGAGCTTGACTCGGATCACCCAAGCGATTGAGAGTGGAGCATTTTTTAAGAACTCGGCGTTTCTGTCTGCGATTGAACATGTTAAAAAGAACCAAAGCAAACTACACCTGATCGGCCTCTTGGGATTGGGCGGTGTTCATGCCCACCAGATGCACATGGAGAGCTTATTGCAACTGGCCCAAGACAATGGTGTGCCGGAAACTTATCTGCATTTATTCTTGGATGGACGGGACGCGGCGCGTAATTCCGCCACCCAGTATTTGGAAATACTCCAGCAGCGCATCACCGAAAAGAAATACGGCCGAATCGCCAGCCTGGTCGGCCGCTACTGGGCGATGGATCGGGATAACAAATGGGAGCGTACCAAACGGGCTTACGATTTGTTGACTGCCGGAACCGCCGATGTACGCGGCACGGATCCTATGGCGTTAATCAAGGAATCATATCAACGGGAGGTATACGATGAGGAAATCGAACCCACTCTCATCACCGACGGTGATCAGCCGGTAGCAACGATAGGTGATAACGATGCAGTGATCTACGTAAATTTTCGAGCGGATCGAGCTCGGCAGCTGACTCAGGCTTTTGTGACGGATGATTTCAAAGGATTTGAACGAACCAAGAAACTGGCCAATCTTTGCTTCGTCACCATGACGGAATATCAGAAAGATTTGCCGGTGTTGGTGGCATATCCGCGCGAATACATTCGTGAGCCGCTAGCCAAGGTGGTCAGCGACAGCGGCGCGAAGCAGCTGCACGTAGCCGAGACTGAAAAATACGCTCACGTGACATTTTTTATCAATGGCATGCAGGAAGCCAGTTTTCCAGGCGAGGATCGCGTGTTAATACCCTCGCCGTTAGTTGATTCTTATGCCAAGACGCCCAGCATGTCCGGTCAATTAATCACCGAGGCGGTAGTCAAGGGCCTCAATCAAGGTGATTACGGGCTGATTATCGTAAACTTTGCCAACCCCGATATGGTCAGCCACACCGGTGATATTCAGGCATCGATAGCTGCGTTGGAAGCGGACGACCAGTATTTGAAAGAAATCGTAACGACCGCGCTAAGTCACGATGGCACGGTGGCAATAACGTCTGATCACGGGAATTGCGAAGAGGTTATGAAACTGCAAACCGGCGAACTCGACAAAGAACACAGCACCCGGCCGGTGCCGCTGATTATTATCAACAACCAACTGCAGGGAAAATATCCGCCGATTACGCGGGATCAGATGTATACGTTGAAAAGCCGCGGGACGCTGACCGATGTGGCGCCCACCGTGCTGGGGCTGATGCATTTGAACAAGCCCAAAGAAATGACCGGCATTAACCTGATAAAGATTATCTAG
- a CDS encoding dual specificity protein phosphatase: MPEFNYSQITKYLYLGSRFYDSKNMEMVVRDGIRAVVDLNLEKMDRPRNLLAYLWLPARDFSPPSVEQFFIGIDFIDHLVRRRIKTYVHCNVGFGRAPTLLAAYLVAIRGYTLAEAVIYLSHRRPGIHPNPGQIDGIKKFIQAFGRYRKSSQKFHIA, translated from the coding sequence ATGCCCGAATTTAACTACTCACAAATTACCAAATATCTCTATCTAGGCAGCCGGTTTTACGATTCCAAGAATATGGAGATGGTGGTGCGGGACGGAATTAGGGCGGTGGTGGACTTGAACTTGGAAAAGATGGATCGACCAAGAAATTTGCTGGCCTATCTCTGGTTGCCGGCTCGGGACTTCAGCCCGCCATCGGTTGAACAATTTTTTATCGGTATCGACTTTATCGATCATTTGGTACGTCGTCGGATCAAGACGTATGTGCACTGCAATGTCGGCTTCGGCCGGGCGCCCACACTGCTGGCGGCTTATTTGGTAGCGATTCGCGGGTATACTTTGGCCGAAGCGGTAATCTATTTAAGCCATCGCCGGCCGGGCATACATCCCAATCCCGGACAGATTGACGGGATAAAGAAGTTTATCCAGGCATTTGGCCGCTATCGCAAGTCTAGCCAGAAATTTCATATCGCTTAA